Proteins from a genomic interval of Nostoc sp. TCL240-02:
- a CDS encoding alkaline phosphatase family protein, with the protein MAVAEKGKSVGRVESLARGKRNERDERDERGQRGRRLKHIFIIDMENHNFTQPSSDTKAPNQIFGNPAAPYQNSLITPGNPNAVHVSYAGAYHNVLATPSGNNPSIHPSEPNYIWQEAGDNFGVLNDNDPFKNPGGTNQNTTLHLSALLDKAGIPWKSYQEDIDLAKNANGQLTSTVLPKNQWTVPLTSFSGTSPDYTNPYNGSHQYNFAAKHDGHLFFTDSNGGNDPTPANPLASKYAPLQQLEEDLAHNQLEEDLAHNKVASYTLITPDQFNDSHTALSNGFDYHGVHYTGDQSAIAQGDNFLSQIIPKIMSSAAYKDGGAIVIWWDETEGTNQNDFSHTIEEIVISPLAKGNAYESFVNYTHSSDLKSWEELFDVYAPGGGFLGDANSPNTNDLSDLFKEGALTPKGQRQWTTKDE; encoded by the coding sequence ATGGCAGTAGCAGAAAAGGGTAAAAGCGTTGGAAGGGTTGAAAGCCTTGCAAGGGGCAAAAGAAATGAAAGGGACGAAAGAGATGAAAGGGGCCAAAGGGGCAGAAGGCTCAAACATATCTTCATCATAGATATGGAGAACCACAACTTTACGCAACCAAGCAGCGACACAAAGGCACCAAACCAGATATTCGGCAATCCCGCAGCTCCATATCAGAACAGCCTCATCACCCCCGGAAATCCGAATGCCGTTCATGTCTCCTACGCTGGTGCTTACCATAACGTCCTGGCTACACCGTCCGGTAATAACCCGAGCATCCACCCGTCTGAACCAAATTATATTTGGCAGGAAGCTGGCGATAACTTCGGCGTGTTGAACGATAACGATCCTTTCAAAAATCCTGGTGGCACTAACCAGAATACTACACTCCATCTCAGTGCTTTACTTGATAAAGCTGGCATTCCTTGGAAATCCTATCAGGAAGACATTGACCTGGCAAAAAATGCCAATGGTCAGCTTACCAGCACGGTTTTACCTAAAAACCAGTGGACTGTACCTCTGACCAGCTTCAGTGGTACATCACCTGATTACACTAACCCCTACAACGGTAGCCATCAATATAATTTCGCTGCCAAACACGACGGTCATTTGTTTTTCACTGACAGCAACGGCGGTAACGACCCAACACCAGCAAACCCTCTAGCATCTAAATATGCACCATTGCAACAATTAGAGGAAGACCTTGCTCATAATCAATTAGAGGAAGACCTTGCTCATAATAAGGTTGCCAGTTACACCCTGATTACACCAGACCAATTCAACGATTCACACACTGCGTTGAGTAATGGCTTTGACTATCATGGGGTGCATTACACAGGCGATCAGTCCGCAATTGCACAGGGTGACAACTTTCTTTCCCAAATCATTCCGAAGATCATGTCCTCGGCTGCTTATAAAGACGGTGGCGCAATTGTGATCTGGTGGGATGAAACTGAAGGTACTAACCAGAATGACTTTAGCCACACCATAGAGGAAATCGTGATCTCACCTCTGGCCAAGGGTAACGCCTATGAAAGCTTCGTAAATTATACCCACTCGTCCGACCTGAAGAGCTGGGAGGAACTCTTCGATGTATACGCACCAGGCGGCGGGTTTTTGGGTGATGCAAACTCACCAAACACCAACGACCTCTCGGATCTGTTTAAGGAAGGGGCACTCACTCCGAAGGGGCAGAGGCAATGGACAACTAAAGACGAGTAA
- a CDS encoding LysR family transcriptional regulator — MELRHLRYFVTLAEELHFGRAAERLHIAQPPLSQQIRQLEKELGFELFHRTKRNVQLTEAGQVFLGEVQQIMRQLQQAIQVGQQTSRGEIGQLVVGFVSSAAYNILPTILRTFRSYVPGVSIELHELTTDQQLEWLREGRMDVGLLRPPVEENRFSCETIFQESLMVALPEAHLLASQSDVCLASLANEPFILFPRILAPGLYDLIISVCQQAGFSPKVAQEAIQMQTIVSLVAAEMGVAIVPASLQNLQRIGVVYKTLEEAIPKVSIAMIWRKNETSPIVQRFLEIVKQAAQQW; from the coding sequence ATGGAACTACGACACTTGCGCTACTTTGTCACCTTGGCAGAGGAACTGCACTTTGGACGGGCGGCGGAACGATTGCACATTGCCCAACCTCCCCTAAGTCAACAAATTCGACAGCTAGAGAAAGAATTGGGTTTTGAACTGTTTCACCGCACGAAACGAAATGTGCAGTTAACAGAAGCGGGGCAGGTATTTCTGGGTGAAGTTCAGCAAATTATGAGGCAATTACAACAGGCAATCCAAGTTGGGCAGCAAACTAGTCGGGGCGAAATTGGACAGTTGGTGGTCGGCTTTGTCAGTTCTGCGGCGTATAATATTTTGCCTACTATTTTGCGAACTTTTCGTAGTTACGTTCCTGGTGTGAGCATCGAGTTGCATGAACTGACTACAGATCAACAGTTAGAGTGGTTACGAGAAGGTCGAATGGATGTAGGATTGCTGCGTCCACCTGTTGAAGAAAATAGATTTAGTTGCGAAACAATTTTTCAAGAGTCTCTGATGGTGGCACTACCTGAAGCACATTTGCTAGCGAGTCAATCTGATGTGTGTTTGGCATCCCTTGCCAATGAACCGTTTATTTTATTTCCTAGGATATTAGCGCCGGGACTTTATGATTTAATCATTAGTGTTTGCCAGCAAGCAGGCTTTAGTCCCAAGGTTGCTCAAGAAGCTATCCAGATGCAAACGATTGTCAGCCTAGTAGCAGCCGAGATGGGTGTTGCGATCGTCCCAGCATCTTTGCAAAATTTGCAACGGATTGGAGTAGTTTATAAAACTTTAGAAGAAGCTATCCCAAAAGTTAGCATTGCGATGATTTGGCGAAAAAACGAGACATCTCCAATTGTGCAGAGGTTTTTGGAAATAGTTAAACAAGCTGCCCAGCAGTGGTGA